One Setaria viridis chromosome 7, Setaria_viridis_v4.0, whole genome shotgun sequence genomic region harbors:
- the LOC117863498 gene encoding GDSL esterase/lipase LTL1 has product MDALPVTFLLAAVAAALLGTASAAPRAFFVFGDSLVDNGNNNYLMTTARADAPPYGIDFPTHMPTGRFSNGLNIPDIISEHLGSEPALPYLSPDLRGDRLLVGANFASAGVGILNDTGIQFVNIIRIGQQLENFQEYQQKLAAFVGVDAAAQVVNNALVLITLGGNDFVNNYYLVPFSVRSRQFAIQDYVPYLISEYRKILVRLYELGARRVVVTGTGMIGCVPAELAMHSIDGECARELTEAADLFNPQLAQMLGELNAEIGRDVFISANTNRVSFDFMFNPQDYGFVTSKVACCGQGPYNGIGLCTPASNVCPNRDVYAYWDAFHPTERANRIIVGQFMHGSTDHISPMNISTILAMDNRD; this is encoded by the exons ATGGACGCTCTGCCCGTGaccttcctcctcgccgccgtggcggcggcgctcctcggGACCGCGTCTGCGGCGCCGCGGGCCTTCTTCGTGTTCGGGGACTCCCTCGTCGACAATGGCAACAACAACTATCTCATGACGACGGCGCGCGCCGACGCGCCGCCCTACGGGATCGACTTCCCGACGCACATGCCCACGGGGAGGTTCTCCAACGGGCTCAACATCCCGGACATCATCAGCGAGCACCTCGGCTCCGAGCCCGCGCTGCCGTACCTCAGCCCGGACCTCCGCGGCGACAGGCTGCTCGTCGGCGCCAACTTCGCCTCCGCCGGCGTCGGCATCCTCAACGACACCGGCATACAATTC GTGAACATCATCAGGATCGGGCAGCAGCTGGAGAACTTCCAGGAGTACCAGCAGAAGCTGGCCGCGTTCGTCGGcgtggacgcggcggcgcaggtcGTGAACAACGCGCTCGTGCTCATCACGCTCGGCGGCAACGACTTCGTCAACAACTACTACCTGGTGCCCTTCTCCGTCCGCTCTCGCCAGTTCGCCATCCAGGACTACGTCCCCTACCTCATCTCCGAGTACAGGAAAATCCTCGTG CGGCTGTACGAGCTCGGGGCCCGGCGCGTGGTGGTGACGGGCACGGGGATGATCGGGTGCGTGCCGGCGGAGCTGGCCATGCACAGCATCGACGGCGAGTGCGCGCGGGAACTCACGGAGGCGGCCGACCTCTTCAACCCGCAGCTGGCGCAGATGCTGGGCGAGCTCAACGCCGAGATCGGCCGCGACGTCTTCATCTccgccaacaccaaccgggtcAGCTTCGACTTCATGTTCAACCCCCAGGACTACG GGTTCGTGACGTCCAAGGTGGCGTGCTGCGGGCAGGGCCCGTACAACGGGATCGGGCTGTGCACGCCGGCGTCCAACGTGTGCCCCAACCGGGACGTGTACGCCTACTGGGACGCGTTCCACCCCACGGAGCGCGCCAACCGGATCATCGTCGGCCAGTTCATGCACGGCTCCACCGACCACATCAGCCCCATGAACATCAGCACCATCCTCGCCATGGACAACAGGGACTAG
- the LOC117863501 gene encoding 2-phytyl-1,4-beta-naphthoquinone methyltransferase, chloroplastic isoform X1, whose product MGTVTASISISAAAAVMSRPAGRRRRRGPAVFRCSSSTAGERQALFSRIAPVYDHLNDVLSLGQHRTWKRICVSWSRAKMGDRVLDLCCGSGDLAFLLSQKVGLDGEVMAVDFSRQQLQTAADRQEQRWKLCYKNIKWIEGDALDLPFTDCYFDAVTIGYGLRNVVDKSRAMQEIFRVLKLGSRASILDFNKSSSLFTASLQSWAIDNVVVPLASGYGLTEEYKYLKSSISQYLTGEELEKLAKEAGFSVAKHYELGGGLMGNLVATR is encoded by the exons ATGGGCACCGTGACCGCGTCGATTTCCAtatccgccgccgcggcggtgatGTCCCGCCCAGCCGGccgccgacgacggcgcggcCCCGCCGTCTTTCGCTGCTCGTCCTCTACGGCCGGCGAGCGGCAAGCCCTCTTCAGCCGAATCGCCCCCGTCTACGACCAC CTGAACGACGTGCTCAGCCTGGGGCAGCACCGGACGTGGAAGCGCATCTGCGTATCTTGGTCGAG GGCGAAGATGGGGGATCGGGTTCTTGATCTCTGCTGCGGGAGCGGGGATTTGGCGTTCCTGCTGTCTCAGAAGGTCGGCTTAGATGGAGAG GTGATGGCTGTCGATTTCTCGAGGCAGCAACTGCAAACTGCTGCTGACCGTCAGGAGCAACGCTGGAAACTGTGCTACAAGAATATCAA ATGGATAGAGGGCGATGCACTTGATTTGCCGTTCACAGACTGCTACTTTGATGCTGTCACGATTGGCTATGGATTGCGCAATGTGGTTGACAAATCCAGAGCAATGCAAGAAATATTTAGGGTCCTGAAACTAG GATCAAGAGCGTCTATTCTTGATTTTAACAAGAGCTCATCACTTTTCACGGCATCATTACAG AGTTGGgcgattgacaacgttgtggtTCCTTTAGCTAGTGGCTATGGACTCACTGAAGAATACAAGTACTTGAAAAGCTCCATATCACAGTATCTGACAG GAGAAGAGTTGGAGAAATTAGCCAAAGAAGCCGGATTCTCTGTAGCCAAGCACTATGAGCTTGGTGGAGGGCTCATGGGGAACCTAGTGGCCACTCGATGA
- the LOC117863501 gene encoding 2-phytyl-1,4-beta-naphthoquinone methyltransferase, chloroplastic isoform X2, with translation MGTVTASISISAAAAVMSRPAGRRRRRGPAVFRCSSSTAGERQALFSRIAPVYDHLNDVLSLGQHRTWKRICVSWSRAKMGDRVLDLCCGSGDLAFLLSQKVGLDGEVMAVDFSRQQLQTAADRQEQRWKLCYKNIKWIEGDALDLPFTDCYFDAVTIGYGLRNVVDKSRAMQEIFRVLKLGSIQDQERLFLILTRAHHFSRHHYRVGRLTTLWFL, from the exons ATGGGCACCGTGACCGCGTCGATTTCCAtatccgccgccgcggcggtgatGTCCCGCCCAGCCGGccgccgacgacggcgcggcCCCGCCGTCTTTCGCTGCTCGTCCTCTACGGCCGGCGAGCGGCAAGCCCTCTTCAGCCGAATCGCCCCCGTCTACGACCAC CTGAACGACGTGCTCAGCCTGGGGCAGCACCGGACGTGGAAGCGCATCTGCGTATCTTGGTCGAG GGCGAAGATGGGGGATCGGGTTCTTGATCTCTGCTGCGGGAGCGGGGATTTGGCGTTCCTGCTGTCTCAGAAGGTCGGCTTAGATGGAGAG GTGATGGCTGTCGATTTCTCGAGGCAGCAACTGCAAACTGCTGCTGACCGTCAGGAGCAACGCTGGAAACTGTGCTACAAGAATATCAA ATGGATAGAGGGCGATGCACTTGATTTGCCGTTCACAGACTGCTACTTTGATGCTGTCACGATTGGCTATGGATTGCGCAATGTGGTTGACAAATCCAGAGCAATGCAAGAAATATTTAGGGTCCTGAAACTAGGTTCGATACAG GATCAAGAGCGTCTATTCTTGATTTTAACAAGAGCTCATCACTTTTCACGGCATCATTACAG AGTTGGgcgattgacaacgttgtggtTCCTTTAG
- the LOC117863499 gene encoding uncharacterized protein, with protein sequence MDLGSCYLGGNADAVEFCPHRPFRHVLAAATYTLQEQEQDRAGTISLFSVDAGAEDESQRLRLLHTVDTAGVFDMKWSPVSPLLAQADAHGRLALRRLEQEDGSDTGIAFTDVCAEDISSSMCLYVDWNQTAESLSVGLSDGSLSVVSVREDRLEISEQWAAHQFEVWTCYFDRTRPHLLYSGSDDCCFSCWDLRESPSNIVFQNKKSHNMGVCCFAQNPFDGNMLLTGSYDEFLRVWDMRLMAKPVNEKSINLGGGVWRMKYHPSIADVVLAACMHNGFAIVKVGSGDATVMETYCKHESLAYGADWQKSEEAEQNGNSSVVATCSFYDRLLRVWQPENLSEL encoded by the exons ATGGATTTGGGCTCGTGCTACCTCGGCGGGAACGCCGATGCGGTGGAGTTCTGCCCGCACCGCCCGTTCCGCcacgtgctcgccgccgccacctacacgctgcaggagcaggagcaggaccgCGCAGGCACCATCTCCCTCTTCTccgtcgacgccggcgcggaGGACGAGTCCCAGCGGCTCCGGCTGCTGCATACTGTAGATACCGCCGGCGTGTTCGATATGAAGTGGAGCCCCGTGTCTCCGCTGCTCGCGCAGGCCGACGCCCACGGCCGCCTCGCGCTCCGGCGCCTGGAGCAGGAGGACGGCTCGGATACAG GCATTGCCTTCACGGATGTGTGTGCTGAAGATATTTCTTCTTCAATGTGCTTATATGTGGACTGGAACCAAACTGCTGAGTCTCTGTCTGTTGGATTATCAGATGGCTCACTGTCTGTGGTGTCTGTGAGAGAGGACCGATTAGAGATATCAGAACAGTGGGCGGCACATCAATTCGAAGTCTGGACATGTTATTTTGATCGTACAAGGCCACATTTACTGTACAGTGGATCGGACGACTGCTGTTTCAGTTGCTGGGACTTGAGAGAAAGCCCATCGAACAttgtttttcaaaataaaaagtCTCATAATATGGGTGTCTGTTGTTTTGCTCAGAATCCATTTGACGGGAACATGCTACTTACTGGAAGTTATGATGAATTTCTCAGAGTTTGGGACATGAGATTGATGGCAAAACCTGTTAACGAGAAATCGATAAATCTAGGAGGTGGTGTCTGGAGGATGAAGTATCATCCTAGTATTGCAGATGTTGTATtggctgcatgcatgcacaatgGGTTTGCCATTGTTAAAGTAGGTTCTGGAGATGCTACGGTAATGGAAACATATTGCAAGCATGAGTCCTTAGCATACGGTGCGGATTGGCAGAAAAGTGAAGAAGCAGAGCAGAATGGAAATTCTTCAGTTGTTGCTACTTGTTCATTTTATGACCGCCTTCTCCGTGTGTGGCAACCAGAGAACCTATCTGAGCTTTAA